In Glycine max cultivar Williams 82 chromosome 7, Glycine_max_v4.0, whole genome shotgun sequence, a single window of DNA contains:
- the LOC100781597 gene encoding probable inactive receptor kinase At1g48480, giving the protein MQQHSQTLFATFTIIFFAFFFPSTFSDISSERAALLALRSAVRGRTLLWNATAPSPCAWPGVQCDVANASVVELHLPAVALSGELPAGVFPALKNLHTLSLRVNSLSGTLPADLSACTALRNLFLQQNHFSGEVPAFLSGMTGLVRLNLASNNFSGPIPARFGNLTRLRTLFLENNRFNGSLPSFEELNELAQFNVSYNMLNGTVPKKLQTFDEDSFLGNTLCGKPLAICPWDDGGGESGVNGSSNSSGVGGGEGSVIGGEKKKKGKLSGGAIAGIVVGSVVILLLVVFALILLCRSGDKTRSVDNVNNIVGLKEEQQLHGEVGIERGNVENGGGGGGGNSVVAAATAVAAVSGSRGGGGGGGGRGDKKLVFYGNKVKVFDLEDLLRASAEVLGKGTFGTTYKAVMEDGPVVAVKRLKDVTVSEKEFKEKIDVVGVMDHENLVPLRAYYYSRDEKLLVHDYMPMGSLSAILHGNKGAGRTPLNWEMRSSIALGAARGIEYLHSQGPSVSHGNIKSSNILLTKSYDARVSDFGLTHLVGSSSTPNRVAGYRAPEVTDPRKVSQKADVYSFGVLLLELLTGKAPTHALLNEEGVDLPRWVQSVVREEWSSEVFDIELLRYQNSEEEMVQLLQLAVDCVVPYPDNRPSMSQVRQRIEELRRPSMKEGTQDQIQQPDLINDIDDVSSR; this is encoded by the exons ATGCAACAACATTCTCAGACCCTCTTCGCCACCTTCACCATaatcttctttgccttcttcTTCCCTTCAACATTCTCCGACATCTCATCGGAGCGCGCGGCGCTGCTCGCCCTGCGCTCCGCCGTGCGCGGCCGCACCCTCCTCTGGAACGCCACCGCCCCCTCGCCGTGCGCCTGGCCCGGCGTCCAATGCGACGTCGCTAACGCCAGCGTCGTCGAGCTCCACCTCCCCGCCGTCGCACTCTCCGGCGAGCTCCCCGCCGGCGTGTTCCCGGCGCTCAAGAACCTCCACACGCTCAGCCTCCGCGTGAACTCCCTCTCCGGCACCCTCCCCGCCGACCTCTCCGCCTGCACCGCCCTCCGCAACCTCTTCCTCCAGCAGAACCACTTCTCCGGCGAGGTTCCGGCGTTCCTTTCCGGCATGACCGGCCTCGTCCGCCTCAATTTGGCCTCCAACAACTTTTCCGGTCCAATTCCGGCCCGGTTCGGGAACCTCACGCGGTTGAGGACCCTCTTCCTTGAGAACAACCGGTTCAACGGTTCGCTTCCAAGTTTTGAAGAACTCAATGAATTAGCTCAGTTCAATGTCTCTTACAACATGTTAAACGGTACTGTGCCCAAAAAGTTGCAAACTTTTGATGAAGATTCGTTTTTGGGGAATACCCTTTGTGGGAAACCTCTAGCAATTTGTCCCtgggatgatgggggtggtgaGAGTGGTGTAAATGGGAGTTCAAATTCAAGTGGGGTTGGAGGGGGTGAAGGGAGTGTGATTGGaggggagaagaagaagaagggaaagcTTTCTGGGGGTGCAATTGCTGGGATTGTTGTTGGGAGTGTGGTGATTCTTTTGTTGGTTGTCTTTGCTTTGATTCTCTTGTGTAGAAGTGGGGACAAGACTAGGAGTGTTGATAATGTTAATAACATTGTGGGGTTGAAGGAGGAGCAGCAACTGCATGGAGAGGTAGGAATTGAGAGAGGCAATGTGGAGAATGGTGGTGGAGGGGGAGGTGGGAATTCGGTGGTGGCGGCAGCAACAGCGGTGGCAGCAGTGAGTGGCAGCaggggtggtggtggtggtggtggaggaagaggaGATAAGAAGTTGGTGTTTTATGGTAATAAAGTGAAGGTGTTTGATTTGGAGGATTTGCTGAGGGCTTCTGCTGAGGTGTTGGGGAAAGGAACTTTTGGGACTACCTATAAGGCGGTTATGGAGGATGGGCCCGTGGTGGCTGTGAAGAGGTTGAAGGATGTGACTGTTTCGGAGAAGGAGTTTAAGGAGAAGATTGATGTGGTGGGAGTGATGGATCATGAGAATTTGGTGCCTCTCAGGGCTTACTACTATAGCAGGGATGAGAAGCTTCTTGTTCATGATTACATGCCAATGGGAAGCCTATCTGCAATTTTGCATG GAAACAAAGGAGCTGGTAGGACACCATTGAATTGGGAAATGAGATCAAGCATTGCACTAGGAGCTGCTCGCGGCATCGAGTACCTACATTCACAAGGGCCTAGTGTTTCTCATGGAAACATAAAGTCCTCCAACATCCTCCTAACCAAGTCCTATGATGCTAGGGTATCTGATTTTGGCCTCACACACCTTGTTGGCTCTTCATCCACGCCCAACAGGGTTGCCGGTTACCGTGCTCCCGAAGTAACCGATCCGCGCAAAGTTTCTCAGAAGGCTGATGTATACAGCTTTGGGGTGTTGCTCTTGGAACTTCTCACAGGAAAGGCTCCTACACATGCCCTCTTGAATGAGGAAGGAGTGGACCTTCCAAGATGGGTGCAATCAGTTGTTAGAGAAGAGTGGAGTTCTGAGGTGTTTGATATTGAACTCCTTAGGTATCAGAATTCAGAAGAGGAGATGGTTCAGTTGTTGCAACTTGCAGTGGATTGTGTAGTTCCATACCCTGATAACCGCCCTTCAATGTCTCAAGTGAGACAACGCATAGAAGAGTTACGTAGGCCTAGCATGAAAGAGGGTACTCAAGACCAAATCCAACAACCTGATTTGATCAATGATATAGATGATGTGTCTTCTAGATGA
- the LOC100782135 gene encoding chaperone protein DnaJ: MPLIHTTPPLHYAISTLINAPSSSSSTLSAATFGSNFLRKIHNPIFRFSTARNRSRAAVVRAKAGTDYYSTLNVGPNATLQEIKASYRKLARKYHPDMNKSPGAEDKFKEISAAYEVLSDDEKRSLYDRFGESGLQGDNGGSTGAPGVDPFDLFDTFFGRSDGVFGVGDEGSFNFNFRNKRNHVHDIRYDLHLSFEESIFGGQREIEVSCFQTCNMCDGTGAKSKNCIKQCTNCGGRGGEMKTQRTPFGMMSQVSTCSKCGGLGKIITDQCRRCDGSGQVQSKQTMEVEIPPGVNDGDTMQIQGQGNFDKKRQITGDLYVVLHVDEKQGIWREGLHLYSKISIDFTDAILGSVKKVDTVEGLRDLQIPSGIQPGDSVKLSCLGVPDINKPSVRGDHYFIVNVLIPKDISGTERVLVEQLASLRASSKRDSLSSNDNGIPKGKFNEFIKRDPKGDASRKGIKNVGSLWGSIKNFLRGGQSEERFASISMDTKVFLWRSGHQNPVPDYFFVVFIITWIFASIAKSKH, encoded by the exons ATGCCACTGATTCACACTACTCCACCGCTTCACTATGCCATTTCCACACTTATCAATGcaccatcatcatcttcttccacCCTCTCTGCTGCCACATTCGGTTCCAATTTTCTGCGCAAAATCCATAACCCAATTTTTAGGTTTTCCACCGCCAGAAATCGCTCGCGCGCTGCAGTGGTCAGAGCCAAAGCAGGGACCGATTACTATTCCACCTTGAACGTTGGCCCCAATGCCACGCTGCAAGAAATCAAGGCCTCCTATCGTAAACTGGCGCGAAAG TACCATCCAGATATGAACAAAAGCCCTGGGGCTGAGGATAAGTTCAAGGAAATAAGTGCTGCATATGAG GTCCTATCAGATGATGAGAAAAGATCTTTATATGATCGCTTTGGTGAGTCAGGTCTACAAGGAGATAATGGAGGGTCGACTGGTGCTCCAGGG GTTGATCCTTTTGATTTATTCGATACATTCTTTGGTCGTTCTGATGGAGTATTTGGAGTTGGTGATGAAGGGAGCTTCAACTTCAATTTTAGAAacaagagaaaccatgttcATGATATTCG ATATGACCTTCATTTGAGCTTTGAAGAATCAATATTTGGAGGACAGAGGGAGATCGAAGTTTCCTGTTTTCAGACATGTAATATGTGTGATGGTACAGGAGCTAAATCAAAGAATTGCATTAAACAATGCACAAATTGTGGTGGCAGAGGGGGAGAAATGAAAACTCAGAGAACACCCTTTGGAATGATGTCTCag GTTTCTACCTGCTCTAAGTGTGGTGGCCTTGGCAAAATAATCACCGATCAATGTCGAAGGTGTGATGGCAGTGGTCAGGTGCAATCTAAACAAACAATGGAAGTAGAAATTCCTCCTGGAGTCAATGATGGAGACACAATGCAAATTCAAGGACAaggaaattttgataaaaagag GCAAATTACTGGGGATCTTTATGTTGTCCTGCATGTAGATGAAAAGCAGGGAATTTGGAGAGAGGGTCTTCATTTGTACTCAAAGATTAGCATTGACTTCACGGATGCAATACTGGGGTCAGTTAAAAAG GTAGACACTGTTGAAGGTTTACGGGATCTTCAAATTCCTTCAGGGATTCAACCTGGAGATTCAGTGAAGTTGTCATGTTTGGGAGTTCCAGACATAAATAAACCATCTGTTCGAGGCGATCATTATTTCATTGTGAATGTTCTTATTCCCAAGGATATCAG TGGCACCGAACGTGTACTTGTTGAGCAGTTAGCTTCACTAAGAGCATCTAGCAAAAGGGATTCACTGTCTTCTAATGACAATG GGATACCCAAAGGAAAATTCAATGAATTCATAAAAAGGGATCCAAAAGGTGACGCTTCAAGGAAGGGAATAAAAAATGTTGGCTCTCTATGGGGATCAATCAAGAACTTCTTAAG GGGAGGACAGTCTGAAGAAAGGTTTGCCTCAATCAGCATGGATACGAAAGTATTCTTATGGAGATCTGGCCACCAAAATCCTGTCCCTGAttacttttttgttgttttcattatAACTTGGATTTTTGCCTCTATAGCAAAGTCTAAGCATTAG